The candidate division WOR-3 bacterium nucleotide sequence TGATCGCCTCTGGCGCCTTTCGAGGAGCAGAAAGGGCATTCTCCCTCGACGAATCTGTCGGGCAGAAATCTGCCGCACTTTTCGCAATAAAGCTGGGTGATTTCTTTCTCCTCCAAAAATCCGTTTTCGAGAAGTTTCAGAAAAAATTTCTGGGTCCTCTCGTAATGAAGTTTTTTTGTCGTTCTCGAAAAATTTTCGTATTCTATTCCCACGTCGTTCAGAGCCTTTTTAATCATTTCGTGGTAACCATCGACAAGTTTTTTCGGAGTCGTCTTTTCCTGTTCGGCCTTCAAAGTTATCTGAACGCCGTGTTCGTCCGTTCCGCATATATGAATGACGTCTTCACCTTTTGATCTCAAATATCTGACGAATATGTCAGCCGGCAGATAACATCCGGCCAAATGACCTATGTGAAGCGGTCCGTTCGCGTATGGTAAAGCGCTGGTCACAAGTGTTCTTTTGTGCTTCATCACTCTCTCCAAATCCGTTATTCGTTAAAGGGGGGATTTTTCATGTTTAGTTCGCAGAGTTTGAGTGTCTTCATCACTCCAGTGGCCGTTTTAACAGTCACGCAATTCTGATATATGTGTGTGCTGACGATTTCGACTTCGTCGCCGTCGGCAGTCTTGACCTTGGAACCTATTTCAGGATAATACTGGGATGCCTCTTTGTACATTTCCCACTCGTACATAAGACAGCACATGAGCCTTCCGCACAATCCGGAAAGTTTTTGCGTGTTGAGGTTAAGGTTCTGTTCTCTGGCTATCTGAAGTGTTATCGGCTTGAACTCTTTCAAAAACATCGAACAGCATGTTTCTCTGCCGCACGCGCCTATGCCTCCGAGTCTCGTCGCGTAATCCCTGACGCCAATCTGCCTGAGATCCACTCTGCAGTGTAGATGCTTGGCGAGGTCTCTGACCAGCTCTCTGAAATCTATCCGCTCCTCGGAAACAAAAAAGAGCCTGATCTTGGACTCCTCGCTGTCGTATTCGACGTCTACAATTTTCATCGGAAGGCTGAAATGTTCAACCCTCTGTTTTGCAAACTGAAGCGATGTGATCTCTCTCTCGCGGATTTCCTGCCATCTGATCTTGTCCATTGTAGAGGCGTATCTGACAATTCTTCCTTTGGGTTCAAGTCTGTTCAGATGTTTTCCCACGTCGGTTATCCTGCCTACTTCTTCTCCTATCCGTCTGATGGCTACAACAAAATCGCCCTCTTCCGGCGGCACGAGGAGGTCGCAGTCACAGACGGCTTTACCGTGTCCTTCGAAATCAACTTTTATGTTCATAATGTCTTTTCAATCAGATAATCTCTTATCAAACCGCTTTCAATGTTGAGGTTGAGGGCTCTTTCCGCCTCGAGGCAGGCTTCTTCGCACCTGAAAAAATGCCTGACGTCTCTGTTCCGGATGAATTTCAGAATTCTATCAGCAAAATCGGGATTTCTCAAATTATTTGACATGCCGTTTGAAGCAAAAACGAAATCGGCGCAGAGACTGTGAAGGGATTCTATTACGGTAAAAATCAGTTCCCTTTCAGACATTCTCGACGGCCATGACGAATATATCTTTTTCTTGTCTGCCGACAGAAAAGCGGAAATGAAATTCTTTCTCGTCTCGTTTTTGTCTTCGTCGAAAGCGAGCTCGATGGCCTTTGTAAGACTGCCGTCTGAAAGTTGCGCCGCTTTTTCGGCATCGTTCTTATTCAAACCGGTCTTCTCGGAAATGACCATAGATATAACTTTTTTATCAAGAGGTCTGAATCTTAAAAGAACCGCTCTGGATACGACAGTCGGCAAGAGCGAGGAAAGATGAGAAGTTGTCATTATGACGGCTGTGTCCTGGGGAGGTTCTTCCAGCGTCTTCAAAAAAGCGTTAGCCGCCTCGACTCTCATTCTGTGTGCGTCAACAACTATCACGAATCTCTTTTTCGCCGAATAAGGCCTGTAAAGCAGTTTTTCCTGAACCCTTCTTATCTGGCATATTCTTATAGAAAAATTAGGAGATTCGGAAATCCTCCACACACGGTTTTTCAGCGATTCGTTCTGTTGTTCTTCGATTTCGTCGGGATCGGAACTGTCCGTGGGAGCGACAAATATCAGATCGGGATGAACGAGAGAACGGAAAGTTTTGTCGTTTGCATGATCGGCGAATTCGAAAGCGGCACTGGTCTTGCCCACACCCCTGGGACCGTAGAAAATAAAAAGGGACGGTATCCTGTTTTCAGCTCTCGTCCTCTCGAGGTAGCCGAGAGCTTCTTCCTGACCTTTCACTGAAAAAGCGATCATTTGCCCCCGGATAGATATTCGAGGGGATTGACGAGTCGTCCGCCTATCCTGATCTGGAACTGAGTCTTGGGATCTCCTCCGACATTCTCGGCCACGCTTCCGAGAGTGTTGCCCGCTCTTACAACCTGTCCAACTACGACGTTGAGGGGCGAGGAAAGAGAGCCGTAATAAGTGCTGTACCCGTCTCCGTGATGAACGATGACGACGCTGTTCTTGAGCCCGAACCTCTGGGCGTAAAACACAGTGCCGTCGGCGACGCATCTGACTTCAGTACCGACTGGCGCGAATATGTCGAGACTACCCGACTCGCCGCTGCCGTGAGAGAGAGAGCTTCCTCCGTCAACCGGCCAAGGTATAGATCCCTTGTTCTTTTCTATAATGTTTTCAGGATTTACCTCCGCCTGCTGAGTCTGATCGGTTCTCACGGAAGTGTAATTCGGAATCTGGGAAGTCACGGCGGTGACAGGATTGAATGAGGTACCTCCTATTGAAGCGCTGACGTTCCTCGATCTTTCCTGCGCCTGGACCTGTCTGTCAATTTCACTTGCGGCCTGGCTGAGTTCGTCTTTCAGTATCTGCTGTGCCTCTATCGAAGAATCGAGTCTCACTGCCAAAGCTGTCATGTCGAGAGAATCTATCTCTATCTGTTCCCCGATTATCTCTATCTGGTGCTGAAAATAATTGAGTCTTTCTATCATCGCGTTCATCGAATCCACTCTCGCCTGCAGCTGAGATTTGGAAATTCTCATTGACCTGACTATACGCGCCATCTCTTCAGCCGTCCTCGTGAGATATTCCATTCTTCCGACAAAATCCGAAAAACTCTCCTCGGAAAGAAAAACTTCGAGAGCCGAGGGGTTCCCTCTCTTGTAAAGCTGTCTTATCTTCTGAGCGAGCATTTCGTCGTAAATCTGTGTTTTCGAGGATATCCTTTCGTACGTCCGGGAAAGTCTGAGAGAATCTCTCAATATCACTTCTCTCCTCGACAACAGGGAATCTTTGAGGGCTCTGGCCAATTGTCTGTGTTCTACGAGCAGTTCAAGGCGTGCCACTAGGTCTTTGGCCTGATCGCTCATTGAAGTAGTCGTCTGTTCAATTTCGGCCATTTTCTGCCTCATCGTAGTGAGGAACACTTCGTCGGAAACCTGTCCGGCGGCGAGCAAAGCTATTATAAATAAAACTTTCATGAATATTCTCCTTCGGACGCGTGTCCTTCGGACTCTTGCATCCTTCGGAGAACATTATATTGTCTTTTGATTAAAAATAAAGCTTTTATAAACATTTCCTGATTTTTCTGTAATTTTGGGAAAACCGGTTTTACTTGATATGAAAAACGAAGACGGCGAGAAGATAATATACAATAAAAAATGCCGTGAGCGTCACTGTCGGTCCCAGAAGGTATTTGTAAGTGTCCTTCCATGACGAACA carries:
- a CDS encoding stage 0 sporulation protein, producing MNIKVDFEGHGKAVCDCDLLVPPEEGDFVVAIRRIGEEVGRITDVGKHLNRLEPKGRIVRYASTMDKIRWQEIREREITSLQFAKQRVEHFSLPMKIVDVEYDSEESKIRLFFVSEERIDFRELVRDLAKHLHCRVDLRQIGVRDYATRLGGIGACGRETCCSMFLKEFKPITLQIAREQNLNLNTQKLSGLCGRLMCCLMYEWEMYKEASQYYPEIGSKVKTADGDEVEIVSTHIYQNCVTVKTATGVMKTLKLCELNMKNPPFNE
- a CDS encoding peptidoglycan DD-metalloendopeptidase family protein — protein: MKVLFIIALLAAGQVSDEVFLTTMRQKMAEIEQTTTSMSDQAKDLVARLELLVEHRQLARALKDSLLSRREVILRDSLRLSRTYERISSKTQIYDEMLAQKIRQLYKRGNPSALEVFLSEESFSDFVGRMEYLTRTAEEMARIVRSMRISKSQLQARVDSMNAMIERLNYFQHQIEIIGEQIEIDSLDMTALAVRLDSSIEAQQILKDELSQAASEIDRQVQAQERSRNVSASIGGTSFNPVTAVTSQIPNYTSVRTDQTQQAEVNPENIIEKNKGSIPWPVDGGSSLSHGSGESGSLDIFAPVGTEVRCVADGTVFYAQRFGLKNSVVIVHHGDGYSTYYGSLSSPLNVVVGQVVRAGNTLGSVAENVGGDPKTQFQIRIGGRLVNPLEYLSGGK